DNA from Phycisphaerae bacterium:
AGCCGGTCATCCTGGAGGACCGCCTGTCCCGTCCGGATCGCCAGATCGGGCCGTTCCACCAGAAGGTAGAGCCTCATCAAGCCGAGAGCCTGCACCATCGGGAGCTTGGCGAAGTCGTACGTGCTCAACACGGCCAGATAGTCCCGAACGCTCACCGGCTCAGCACGCCAGTCGGCGAGGTTGGGACCGACGTAGACCTTCGCCTTGGTCTCGGCTGAGCGAAGTCCCGCCCGAATTCTCAAGGTCACATCAAAGATGCCCTGATTTAGGTAGACATGCCTGACCTTCTGGCCTTCGAGGGTCTGGCCGTCGCCGAAGTCCCAGATGTACTCGACCTTCCGCTGCCGCTCCGGCGCCACCGCTTGGAATTCGTAGAGGTAGATCTCCCAACTGTCGACGACCGCGAACGACTCTTGGCGGTAGGCGAAATCGGCCACAAAGGAGCGTCCCTGCATCTCAACCCGCCCCACCTCGGTCGAGGCCGTCGGCAAAAAGTCGTTGGGCGAGATCACATGGATGTAGCGTGCCGCCGGCGGGCCCCACGCCGCCACCGCCCCGCCCTGGTTGCTCAGGTTCACGTGGTAGAGCTTCAGCTCGTGGACGCCGGCGTCCAGGTCGATCGTTCCCTGATGCCGGACATCGCCGACCCAGCCGTGGCGACCGGGCCAGGCGACCACCTCCTTGCCGTCGATCCGCAGCACGCTCGCATCGTTGGTGCTGATGGCGAACCGATACGCGCCGGGACTGCGGCACAAGAGGTAGCCGGTGTACAGGTTGCAGGTCTGGTTCTGCGGGCCCAGGATGTTTCGAGGAACGGAGATCGTAGGCAGAAACGTTCGGCCGACCAGGTCGCCCGCCTTCTGCTCGACCGTCTCGACGATGGCCGCCGGCGTGTTGATGGCGCCGCTCTTGTACGTCCAGGTCTCCAGAAGCAGCCCGGTGGTCGGTCGCCAATCGTGCTCTTCCTTCGCCGCCTGCGGATTGCCGTAGTAGAGGTAGTATCGCTGCGTACCGCTCCCGCTGACCGGAAAGGCCACTCGCGCCAGATCGCCCGGTCCGATGCCCAGGATCATCAGCGGTCGTGGGCGATTGTCGGGCCCGACGATGCGCAGGTCCCCGCCATCGGGTTTAGCATGGCCGAAGGTCACCACCGAGACGGCTGCCGCCTGACGGTCGTCGCGCAGCTTGAGTTCCGTGAACGGCTCGGAATTCGCCTGGACGAGGATTTCACGGCGAAAAGACCAGCGGCGGTTCCACCACGATTGATCGGCCATCGCGGACGAAGGAATCAGCACCACCATCGCCGCTGCGAACCATTTGCCGATTGTCCCGGGCCGGTTTGCCATGCTATATTTATCTTATTCCCCGTGACACTTAAGACAACGGAAAATGAACGAGATCAAAGCGGTCATATTCGATCTGGACGGCACGCTGATCAGCCTGGAGGTTGATTTCAACGACCTGCGCCGGCGGCTCGGGATACAACATGGGCCGGTGTGGGAGGCCATTCTGGAGATGGAGGGCGAGGACCGCTGCCAAGCTGAGCGGTTGCTGCTCGATACCGAACTGGCCGGGGCGCAGCGGTGCCGGGTCATGCCCGGGGCCAGGGAGCTTCTGGCCCAACTCGACGCGGTGGATATCCCCTGCGGCATCCTGACCCGCAACTGCCGAGAGGCGGTGCGGATCGTTTCGGATCGTCACGGGTTCACCGTCGAAGCCGTTCTGGCCCGCGGCGATGCCCAGATGAAACCCAAGCCGGACGGCGTGATCGAACTGGCCCGCCGGCTCGACGTTCCGCCGCACAACGCCCTGGTCGTGGGCGACTACCTCTTCGACGTCGAAGCCGGCCGTCGCGCCGGTTCGACCACCGCCCTGTTCATCGAGGACCGCCCAACCCCCGACTACGCCCATATCGCCGACTACGTGATCCGCGACCTGCTGGAGGTGGTCCAGATTATCGCCCGTCACAACGGCCATGGGACAAAGGATGCCTGATCGCCATGAACTGGATGACCACCGACGACGATCGCGAGTGCTTTGACAGATACCTCAATGATTTCGTACCCGACCGCGTCTACGACGTGCACGCCCACCTCTGGCGGAGACAGGACTGGGGCGACGATCCGCCGCTGATCGTCCAAGCGGCGCCGGTTGAGGTCGGCCTCGACGTGTATCGCAAGGCCATCGGCTGGATCCTGCCCGATCGTAAAGTCCACGGCCTGCATTTCGCCTTCCCAGCCGTCTTTCCCACCGACACCGCCAGCCAGAACCGATGGGTCGCCGAGCAGATTCGCCGCGATCCGCTGGCCCGCGGCCAGTACTTCGTGCGGCCGGACGACGATCCGGACTTCACCGCGGCGGAGGTCAAACGTCTTGGCCTGCGCGGCTTTAAGGTCTTCACCGGCTTTCTGAACCGCCCGGACAAGGAGAACGCCGAGATTCCCGAGTACTTTCCGGAATGGATCGCCCGGCTGGCCGATCGTGAGGGCTGGACGGTCACACTGCATCAGCACCGCTCGCGGAGTTTGGCCGATCCGTCGAATATCCACTGGATCAACCACTACTGCCGCAACTATCCGAACATGCGGCTGATCCTCGACCACTGCGCCCGCGGCTTTAACCCATATCACCTGATCGAGGGGCTGCGGCGTCTGGAGCGCCATCCCAACCTGTACGTGGACACCTCCGTCGCGTGCAATCCGCTGGCGGTGATCGCGTGCCTGCAGTTCTTCGGCGCCAAAAACGTCCTCTACGCCTCGGACT
Protein-coding regions in this window:
- a CDS encoding PKD domain-containing protein, which encodes MANRPGTIGKWFAAAMVVLIPSSAMADQSWWNRRWSFRREILVQANSEPFTELKLRDDRQAAAVSVVTFGHAKPDGGDLRIVGPDNRPRPLMILGIGPGDLARVAFPVSGSGTQRYYLYYGNPQAAKEEHDWRPTTGLLLETWTYKSGAINTPAAIVETVEQKAGDLVGRTFLPTISVPRNILGPQNQTCNLYTGYLLCRSPGAYRFAISTNDASVLRIDGKEVVAWPGRHGWVGDVRHQGTIDLDAGVHELKLYHVNLSNQGGAVAAWGPPAARYIHVISPNDFLPTASTEVGRVEMQGRSFVADFAYRQESFAVVDSWEIYLYEFQAVAPERQRKVEYIWDFGDGQTLEGQKVRHVYLNQGIFDVTLRIRAGLRSAETKAKVYVGPNLADWRAEPVSVRDYLAVLSTYDFAKLPMVQALGLMRLYLLVERPDLAIRTGQAVLQDDRL
- a CDS encoding HAD family hydrolase translates to MNEIKAVIFDLDGTLISLEVDFNDLRRRLGIQHGPVWEAILEMEGEDRCQAERLLLDTELAGAQRCRVMPGARELLAQLDAVDIPCGILTRNCREAVRIVSDRHGFTVEAVLARGDAQMKPKPDGVIELARRLDVPPHNALVVGDYLFDVEAGRRAGSTTALFIEDRPTPDYAHIADYVIRDLLEVVQIIARHNGHGTKDA
- a CDS encoding amidohydrolase encodes the protein MNWMTTDDDRECFDRYLNDFVPDRVYDVHAHLWRRQDWGDDPPLIVQAAPVEVGLDVYRKAIGWILPDRKVHGLHFAFPAVFPTDTASQNRWVAEQIRRDPLARGQYFVRPDDDPDFTAAEVKRLGLRGFKVFTGFLNRPDKENAEIPEYFPEWIARLADREGWTVTLHQHRSRSLADPSNIHWINHYCRNYPNMRLILDHCARGFNPYHLIEGLRRLERHPNLYVDTSVACNPLAVIACLQFFGAKNVLYASDFFCSHLRGTNFPVGDSFMWLDEDAPIWDGVAYGRRPVLIGLENLRAVRCAFEVLRLSDRDVEDYFWNNAAELLGVQG